From one Nothobranchius furzeri strain GRZ-AD chromosome 2, NfurGRZ-RIMD1, whole genome shotgun sequence genomic stretch:
- the trappc1 gene encoding trafficking protein particle complex subunit 1 yields MTVHNFYLFDRNGNCLFYNEWNRKKQAGISKEEEFKLMYGMLFSIRSFVSKMAPLDMKDGFLSFQTSKYRLHYYETPSGLKLVLNTDLSVSNARETLQHIYSNLYVELVVKNPSCSSTQTLDSELFSSRLDSFIRSLPFYSPRAA; encoded by the exons ATGACTGTTCACAACTTTTACCTGTTTGACCGGAACGGAAACTGTTTGTTTTACAACGAGTGGAACCGGAAGAAGCAGGCGGGGATTTCTAAAGAGGAG gagtTTAAGCTGATGTACGGGATGCTCTTCTCTATTCGCTCTTTCGTCAGCAAGATGGCTCCTCTGGACAT GAAGGACGGCTTCCTGTCCTTCCAGACCAGTAAGTATCGTCTTCATTACTACGAGACTCCCAGTGGACTGAAGCTGGTGCTGAACACCGACCTGTCAGTGAGCAACGCCAGAGAGACACTGCAGCACATCTACAGCaac ctcTACGTGGAGCTGGTTGTGAAGAACCCGTCCTGTTCCTCCACCCAGACGTTGGACAGTGAACTCTTCAGCAGCCGACTGGACTCCTTCATCAGATCTCTGCCCTTCTACAGCCCCAGAGCTGCCTGA